From a single Arachis hypogaea cultivar Tifrunner chromosome 3, arahy.Tifrunner.gnm2.J5K5, whole genome shotgun sequence genomic region:
- the LOC112791537 gene encoding protein FAR1-RELATED SEQUENCE 5-like isoform X2, with product MELNEYDLQEDEIEHDHPVEGERSAGMQSDEHDFQEDDTEHDHHAEADVDNGDAVELEDSLDGARGMSDNYAEDEFYAVDSVESIGWIDFLNLSEEDVLRFNFADVDIAFEFYQQYAKHHGFGARRSRSEKRGEVRIRQEFVCHRQGYRSPKFYSMPNRQKRPRAETWYGCPARMLLRMDDESGRWHVAYFSDAHNHHVLELRFSSMLPGHQRMSEADIEQMNDMRKGGIGVSRIHGFIASLAGGYHNVPYTTRDMHNVNTKQRREGGLDAESCLRYLRECKANDPALYYKEVVDGESVLQHLFWCDGTSQIDYQVFGDVVAFDATYKKNVYLSPLVVFSGVNHHNQTVVFATALVADEKEETYV from the coding sequence ATGGAGTTGAACGAGTACGATTTACAGGAAGATGAAATAGAACACGACCATCCGGTTGAGGGCGAACGCTCTGCAGGGATGCAGTCAGACGAGCACGACTTTCAGGAAGATGATACAGAACACGATCATCATGCAGAGGCCGATGTCGACAATGGGGATGCGGTTGAATTGGAAGATAGTTTGGACGGCGCCAGAGGAATGTCTGACAATTATGCGGAAGACGAGTTTTACGCTGTTGATTCTGTGGAGTCGATAGGTTGGATTGATTTTTTGAACTTGAGCGAGGAGGATGTTCTTCGGTTTAATTTCGCAGATGTTGACATTGCATTTGAGTTTTACCAGCAATATGCAAAGCATCATGGCTTCGGCGCGAGACGTTCCAGAAGCGAAAAACGCGGCGAAGTAAGGATACGACAGGAGTTCGTGTGCCACCGACAAGGGTACCGATCCCCGAAGTTCTACTCGATGCCTAACCGGCAAAAGAGGCCGAGGGCCGAGACATGGTATGGATGCCCTGCAAGGATGCTACTCCGCATGGACGATGAATCAGGACGTTGGCACGTTGCGTACTTTTCAGATGCGCATAACCACCACGTTCTTGAGTTACGATTTTCTTCCATGCTCCCGGGCCATCAGAGGATGAGCGAAGCAGACATCGAGCAGATGAACGACATGCGCAAAGGAGGCATTGGCGTCTCTCGAATCCACGGTTTTATAGCGAGCCTGGCCGGCGGGTATCATAATGTCCCGTACACAACAAGGGACATGCACAATGTAAATACGAAGCAACGAAGGGAGGGTGGCCTAGATGCGGAATCGTGCCTAAGGTATCTCCGAGAGTGCAAGGCAAATGATCCAGCACTGTACTACAAGGAAGTTGTTGACGGTGAAAGCGTGTTGCAACACTTGTTTTGGTGTGACGGCACCAGCCAAATTGATTACCAGGTGTTTGGAGACGTGGTTGCATTTGATGCAACGTACAAGAAAAACGTTTACCTTTCACCTCTTGTGGTATTCTCCGGTGTGAATCACCACAACCAAACGGTTGTCTTTGCCACTGCACTGGTGGCAGATGAGAAAGAAGAGACCTATGTCTAG
- the LOC112791537 gene encoding protein FAR1-RELATED SEQUENCE 5-like isoform X1, which yields MKGKTPVSIITDGDRQMKSAIEQVFPEAHHRLCAWHLLRNVTSNIRKPKFTRMFRDCMLGDYEVRTFQRKWFEMVEKFGVADKRWVHDMYKRRHSWATSHIREKFFARFRTTSRCEGLHAVISRYVKSRYSYTEFLRHFHRCLMFVHAKEVEADFECAKGDPVMTTNLKQLERSAADNYTRAIFYLFVPILDRACAMRVVDSEDNGSYFIHTVSRYGTPGKDWRVVATSDTREVRGTCMRIECFGVPCEHIIVVLVLNNVHEIPRSLILPRWTKDAKLVAVQSMGVIWDSVQLTQHWCLMDWYQKVCKIACHNTQKFQFARDIVVLMLKHFENEDAWDTSFPLEGPPTEVGRPRRGIHPGTIQRVTVLMVERKPSDVVCAGRWDTTGRRVRTAAQWNHPA from the coding sequence ATGAAAGGGAAGACTCCTGTGTCCATAATAACCGACGGTGACAGGCAAATGAAGTCTGCGATCGAGCAAGTTTTTCCAGAGGCTCATCATCGACTCTGCGCTTGGCATCTACTCCGAAACGTCACGAGCAACATCCGAAAGCCCAAATTCACCAGGATGTTTAGGGATTGCATGCTTGGCGACTACGAGGTCCGAACATTTCAGAGAAAGTGGTTTGAGATGGTTGAGAAATTTGGCGTCGCTGATAAAAGATGGGTACATGACATGTACAAGAGAAGGCACAGTTGGGCCACATCACACATACGGGAAAAGTTCTTTGCCAGATTTCGAACAACATCAAGGTGCGAGGGCTTGCACGCTGTGATATCACGGTATGTTAAGTCTCGATACAGTTACACTGAGTTTTTACGTCATTTCCATCGATGCTTGATGTTCGTGCATGCAAAGGAGGTGGAGGCTGATTTCGAGTGTGCAAAGGGTGACCCTGTTATGACCACCAACCTGAAACAACTAGAGCGGAGTGCAGCCGACAACTACACTCGTGCGATATTCTATTTGTTTGTTCCCATTCTTGACAGGGCCTGTGCAATGAGGGTGGTTGACTCTGAAGACAACGGTTCCTATTTTATCCACACCGTCTCTCGATACGGCACTCCGGGGAAGGATTGGCGTGTTGTTGCAACGTCTGATACGAGGGAGGTCCGAGGCACGTGCATGAGAATAGAATGTTTCGGGGTCCCCTGCGAACATATAATTGTAGTGCTTGTTCTTAACAATGTTCATGAGATCCCGAGGTCTCTGATATTACCGAGATGGACTAAGGATGCAAAACTTGTGGCGGTGCAGTCGATGGGCGTGATTTGGGATTCTGTACAACTGACACAACACTGGTGTCTGATGGATTGGTACCAGAAAGTGTGCAAGATTGCATGTCACAACACCCAAAAGTTCCAGTTTGCAAGAGACATTGTCGTGCTGATGCTGAAGCACTTCGAGAACGAAGATGCATGGGACACCAGTTTTCCACTCGAGGGGCCACCTACTGAGGTTGGCAGACCCCGGCGCGGAATCCACCCAGGCACAATACAAAGGGTAACGGTGCTCATGGTGGAAAGAAAACCCAGCGATGTCGTTTGTGCCGGGAGGTGGGACACAACAGGACGACGTGTCCGGACCGCCGCACAATGGAATCATCCAGCGTAG